A window of Bacteroidota bacterium contains these coding sequences:
- the htpG gene encoding molecular chaperone HtpG produces the protein MEAKVQEKFTFQAEITQLLDILVHSLYSSREIFLRELVSNASDAIDKLRIISLRGDEYHQKDLPFEIKISFDQEAKMLVITDTGIGMTKDELVKNIGTIAKSGSSEFIKALKAGETDAKEIIGRFGVGFYSVFMVAHEVKIKTRSYLPDETGYVWRSSGSGDFTITEMEESINRGTTIEIYLKDDAVEFATKERLEGIIKKHSGFISYPIYLAAERVNTITALWKEPKSTIKPEQYNEFYKFVSHDFEDPECHIHYSIEAPIQFNALLFIPKHNFDMFGMNRENYGLDLYVRKVLIQHQSKDLLPEFLSFVKGVVDSEDLPLNVSRETLQENAVFGKISREVTKAVLNDLIKRAKDEPEQYKRIYKEHGKQIKLGFNDHNNREKYLELLRFDSLNNADPEKLVSLDDYKSGLKADQKEIYYALGTTRESLLADPAIEIFKRKGIDVLFLMDPVDEYALNMCGKYGELDFVSVEKADVSKLDAFVDIEENENKLPDLNEADEKVLEDLASKIKEILGEKIKEVKISKRLSDHAVWLSGENEMFSASFRRMMKGSNPMFDSFGASKVMEINKNSAVIRNLLTIYKGDKKSQVIPRVVNVLYLSAELGSGDLKDPFVLVKEMNSILETFTGSYTIVK, from the coding sequence AGCAGCCGCGAAATATTCTTGAGGGAACTGGTATCAAATGCATCCGATGCAATCGATAAACTAAGAATAATCTCTCTCCGCGGCGATGAATATCATCAAAAAGATCTGCCATTCGAAATAAAAATATCCTTCGATCAGGAAGCAAAAATGCTGGTCATCACCGACACCGGTATCGGAATGACAAAGGATGAGCTTGTAAAAAATATCGGAACAATCGCAAAATCCGGAAGTTCGGAATTCATTAAGGCTTTAAAAGCAGGTGAAACTGATGCGAAAGAAATAATTGGCAGATTCGGCGTAGGGTTCTATTCTGTTTTCATGGTAGCGCACGAAGTGAAGATTAAGACCAGATCATATCTTCCTGACGAGACAGGTTATGTCTGGCGTTCATCTGGAAGTGGTGATTTCACAATCACAGAAATGGAAGAGTCAATTAACCGGGGAACGACGATTGAGATTTACCTGAAGGATGATGCAGTGGAATTTGCAACAAAGGAGAGACTTGAAGGAATCATCAAGAAACACTCCGGATTCATTTCCTACCCGATTTATCTCGCCGCCGAAAGGGTAAACACAATTACTGCCTTGTGGAAAGAACCGAAATCCACTATCAAACCGGAGCAGTATAATGAGTTTTACAAATTCGTATCCCACGATTTCGAAGACCCTGAATGCCACATCCACTATTCGATCGAAGCCCCGATTCAATTTAATGCTCTGCTTTTCATACCGAAGCATAATTTTGACATGTTTGGAATGAACAGAGAGAACTACGGACTCGATTTATATGTAAGAAAAGTGTTGATTCAGCATCAGTCCAAAGACCTGTTACCGGAGTTTTTGAGTTTTGTAAAGGGTGTTGTCGATTCCGAGGATCTTCCGCTCAATGTATCCAGGGAGACACTTCAGGAGAATGCGGTTTTTGGGAAAATTTCAAGAGAAGTAACTAAAGCAGTTCTCAACGACTTGATTAAGAGGGCGAAAGACGAACCTGAACAGTATAAACGAATTTACAAAGAGCACGGCAAGCAAATTAAACTTGGTTTCAATGACCACAATAACCGGGAAAAATATCTTGAACTTCTAAGATTTGACTCTCTGAACAATGCAGATCCCGAAAAACTTGTTTCACTCGATGACTACAAATCAGGATTAAAAGCGGATCAGAAGGAAATTTATTATGCCTTGGGTACTACCAGAGAATCGCTTCTGGCAGACCCTGCAATAGAGATCTTTAAGAGAAAGGGTATCGATGTCCTTTTCCTCATGGATCCCGTTGATGAATATGCCCTCAACATGTGCGGAAAATATGGTGAACTTGATTTCGTTTCGGTTGAAAAGGCGGATGTCAGCAAACTGGATGCATTCGTGGATATCGAGGAGAATGAGAACAAATTGCCTGATTTAAATGAGGCTGATGAAAAAGTTCTCGAGGATCTCGCATCGAAAATCAAGGAAATTCTCGGTGAGAAGATCAAGGAAGTGAAGATATCCAAGAGATTAAGCGACCATGCAGTCTGGCTTTCGGGCGAAAATGAAATGTTCTCAGCATCTTTCAGACGAATGATGAAGGGAAGCAATCCGATGTTTGATTCTTTTGGTGCCTCCAAAGTTATGGAGATAAACAAGAACAGCGCTGTGATCAGGAATCTCCTCACCATCTATAAAGGAGACAAAAAATCTCAGGTAATTCCGCGGGTTGTGAATGTACT